From a single Spirochaetaceae bacterium genomic region:
- a CDS encoding ABC transporter ATP-binding protein has protein sequence MVRAVDGVSLQLRAGETLGLVGESGCGKTTLGRSVLRLYQPQGGRVYLEPDPELVNAVTALDAQADAVRQRAEELAGAGWRERRLLHTRERRLREAADQRAAAADLLAMPRAPLKQARRRLQMVFQDPWASLNPRMLVHDLIAEGPREFGTHAGPDLDAHVRRLLDRVGLPRSAVQRYPHEFSGGQRQRIGIARALAPAPSVVIADEPVSALDVSIQAQILNLLIELQEELGLTYLFIAHDLAVVRYIADRVAVMYLGKVVEMGDAEDITEEPRHPYTISLMASVPVADPDQPLADGGASGDVPSPVNPPSGCPFHPRCPYRVDACSRTMPDLVTDRHGHALACHNPPPAAS, from the coding sequence ATGGTGCGTGCCGTGGACGGTGTCTCGCTGCAACTGCGGGCCGGCGAGACCCTCGGCCTGGTGGGCGAGTCGGGCTGCGGCAAGACCACGCTCGGCCGCTCCGTGCTGCGCCTGTACCAGCCGCAGGGCGGGCGCGTGTACCTGGAGCCCGACCCGGAACTGGTGAATGCGGTGACCGCCCTGGACGCCCAGGCCGACGCGGTGCGGCAGCGGGCCGAAGAGCTGGCAGGCGCCGGCTGGCGCGAGCGGCGCCTGCTGCACACCCGCGAGCGGCGCCTGCGTGAGGCGGCGGACCAGCGCGCGGCCGCCGCCGACCTCCTGGCCATGCCGCGGGCGCCTCTGAAGCAGGCCCGCCGGCGGCTGCAGATGGTGTTCCAGGATCCATGGGCGTCGCTCAATCCGCGCATGCTGGTGCATGACCTGATCGCCGAGGGACCGCGCGAGTTCGGCACCCACGCCGGCCCCGACCTGGACGCCCACGTGCGCCGGCTGCTCGACCGTGTCGGCCTGCCGCGCTCGGCGGTGCAGCGCTACCCGCACGAGTTCTCCGGCGGCCAGCGGCAACGCATCGGCATCGCCCGCGCCCTGGCCCCGGCGCCGTCGGTGGTAATCGCCGACGAACCGGTGTCCGCGCTGGACGTGTCGATCCAGGCGCAGATCCTCAACCTGTTGATCGAGCTGCAGGAGGAACTGGGCCTGACCTACCTGTTCATCGCCCACGACCTGGCGGTGGTGCGCTACATCGCCGACCGCGTCGCGGTGATGTACCTGGGCAAGGTGGTGGAAATGGGCGACGCCGAGGATATCACCGAGGAGCCGCGCCACCCCTACACCATCTCGCTGATGGCATCGGTGCCGGTGGCCGACCCGGACCAGCCGCTTGCCGACGGCGGTGCCTCCGGCGACGTGCCGTCCCCGGTCAATCCGCCCTCCGGCTGCCCCTTTCACCCGCGTTGCCCCTACCGGGTCGACGCCTGCAGCCGCACCATGCCCGACCTGGTCACCGACCGCCACGGCCACGCCCTCGCCTGCCACAACCCCCCGCCCGCCGCCT